A DNA window from Mobula hypostoma chromosome 3, sMobHyp1.1, whole genome shotgun sequence contains the following coding sequences:
- the ppwd1 gene encoding peptidylprolyl isomerase domain and WD repeat-containing protein 1, producing the protein MEAPTKRRGSSGEGSGPESADEEWVGPLPTQALRVKKRKVLDFEHVYLDNLPSASMYERSYMHRDVITHIVCTRTDFLITASQDGHVKFWKKKDDEGIEFVKHFRSHLGVIESVGVSAEGALFCSAGDDQAMKIFDVVNFDMINMLKLGYHPGKCGWIYSPGDAISAVACSEKVSGKIFIYDARGTNQPLHVFEKLHSCSLSEIYLNSVYKVVVSTDKSGMLEYWTGPPTEYKFPKNIEWEYKTDTDLYEFAKCKSYPIGITFSSDGKKMATIGSDRKVRIFRFLTGKLMRVFDESLTMFTELQQMRQQLPDMEFGRRMAVERELEKVDGMRLTNIVFDETGHFVLYGTMLGIKVINIETNRCVRILGKQENIRVVQLALFQGAAKPAQGVMTMEMKASDNPVLQNVQQDPTVFCTAFKKNRFYMFTKREPEDTKSAESDRDVFNEKPSKEEVMAATQADGPKRVSDSAVIHTTMGDVHVKLFPVECPKTVENFCVHSRNGYYNGHIFHRVIKGFMIQTGDPTGTGMGGESIWGGEFEDEFHPTLRHDRPYTLSMANAGANSNGSQFFVTVVPTPWLDNKHTVFGRVTKGMEVVQRIANVKCNPKTDKPYEDISIINITVK; encoded by the exons ATGGAGGCGCCCACGAAGAGGCGAGGGTCGTCCGGCGAGGGGAGTGGGCCGGAGTCGGCGGACGAGGAGTGGGTGGGGCCGCTCCCCACACAGGCCCTCCGCGTCAAGAAAAGGAAAG TTCTTGATTTTGAGCATGTGTATTTGGATAACTTGCCTAGTGCTTCAATGTATGAACGTAGCTATATGCACAGAGATGTTATAACACACATAGTGTGCACCCG GACAGACTTCCTGATAACTGCTAGTCAGGATGGACATGTCAAATTCTGGAAGAAGAAGGATGATGAAGGGATAGAGTTTGTGAAGCATTTTCGCAGCCATTTAG gagTTATTGAATCTGTTGGAGTTAGTGCAGAAGGAGCTCTATTCTGTTCTGCTGGTGATGACCAGGCAATGAAGATTTTTGATGTGGTCAACTTTGATATGATTAACATGCTAAAATTAGG ATACCATCCTGGCAAATGTGGTTGGATTTACTCACCCGGAGATGCTATATCCGCTGTTGCATGTTCAGAAAAGGTCTCAGGAAAGATCTTTATATATGACGCCAGAGGAACCAACCAGCCGCTCCATGTATTTGAAAAACTGCACAGTTGTTCTCTCAGTGAGATCTATTTGAATTCTGTCTATAAGGTTGTTGTTTCAACTGACAAATCAGGAATGCTGGAATACTGGACTGGGCCACCAACTGAGTACAAATTTCCCAAGAATATAGAATGGGAATACAAAACTGATACCGACCTGTATGAATTTGCCAAATGTAAATCATATCCAATAGGCATCACATTTTCCTCTGATGGAAAAAAAATGGCTACTATTGGATCAGACCGTAAAGTACGGATTTTCAGATTTTTGACTGGAAAGCTCATGAGAGTATTTGATGAATCTCTGACG ATGTTTACAGAATTGCAGCAGATGAGACAACAGCTTCCTGACATGGAATTTGGACGACGCATGGCTGTTGAACGAGAACTAGAAAAAGTTGATGGAATGAGGCTAACCAACATTGTTTTTGATGAGACTGGACACTTTGTACTATATGGTACAATGCTGGGTATTAAAGtaataaatatagaaacaaacAG GTGTGTACGAATCCTGGGTAAACAAGAAAATATACGTGTGGTGCAGCTAGCTTTATTCCAAGGTGCTGCTAAACCTGCGCAGGGTGTAATGACAATGGAGATGAAAGCATCTGACAACCCTGTGCTACAAAATGTTCAACAGGATCCAACTGTATTCTGTACAGCATTTAAAAAGAATCGATTCTATATG TTTACAAAGAGGGAgccagaggatacaaaaagtgcTGAGTCTGATCGAGATGTCTTCAATGAGAAACCCTCCAAAGAGGAAGTCATGGCTGCCACACAAGCAGATGGCCCTAAACGTGTTTCAGACAGTGCCGTTATTCACACAACAATGGGAGATGTACATGTGAAACTGTTCCCTGTTGA GTGTCCAAAAACTGTGGAGAATTTCTGTGTGCACAGTAGAAATGGATATTACAATGGCCACATATTTCATCGTGTTATTAAG GGTTTCATGATTCAAACTGGAGATCCAACTGGGACAGGGATGGGAGGCGAAAGTATTTGGGGAGGCGAATTTGAAGATGAATTTCACCCGACGTTAAGGCATGATCGACCATATACACTAAGCATGGCCAATGCAGGTGCTAACAGTAATGGATCCCAGTTCTTTGTAACTGTTGTACCTACA CCGTGGCTTGATAACAAACACACAGTTTTTGGTCGTGTGACAAAAGGAATGGAAGTGGtccagaggattgctaatgtgAAGTGTAATCCAAAAACAGATAAGCCATATGAAGATATCAGTATAATCAATATTACTGTAAAATAA